From one Nocardioides yefusunii genomic stretch:
- a CDS encoding acetyl-CoA C-acetyltransferase, which yields MSGTTSVIVAGARTPIGRLLGGLKDLTAADLGGIAIKGALEKAGISGDQVEYVLMGQVIQAGTGQITARQAAVKGGIPMGVPALTINKVCLSGINAIALADQMIRAGEHDVIVAGGMESMTQAPHLLQKSREGFKYGDTGLVDSMAYDALYDQFTQQAMGNLTEACNAGGAQLTREEQDAFAAQSHQRAAKAQANGVFDNEIVPVTIKTRKGEVVISADEGVRGETTAESLGKLRPAFAKDGTITAASSSQISDGAAAVVVMSKAKAEELGLEWLCEIGASGQVAGPDSTLQLQPANAIKKAADKEGIAVSDIDLFEMNEAFAAVGIESARALGVSEDIVNVNGGAIALGHPVGMSGARVVLHVALELQRRGGGIGAAALCGGGGQGDALIVRVPKV from the coding sequence ATGTCTGGCACCACTTCCGTCATCGTCGCTGGCGCGCGTACCCCGATCGGCCGCCTTCTCGGCGGACTCAAGGACCTCACCGCAGCAGACCTCGGTGGCATCGCCATCAAGGGCGCCCTGGAGAAGGCCGGCATCTCCGGCGACCAGGTCGAGTACGTCCTCATGGGCCAGGTCATCCAGGCCGGCACTGGTCAGATCACCGCTCGTCAGGCCGCCGTCAAGGGCGGCATCCCGATGGGTGTTCCCGCGCTGACCATCAACAAGGTCTGCCTCTCCGGCATCAACGCGATCGCCCTGGCCGACCAGATGATCCGTGCCGGTGAGCACGACGTCATCGTCGCCGGCGGCATGGAGTCCATGACCCAGGCCCCGCACCTGCTGCAGAAGTCCCGTGAGGGCTTCAAGTACGGCGACACCGGCCTCGTCGACTCGATGGCCTACGACGCCCTCTACGACCAGTTCACCCAGCAGGCCATGGGCAACCTCACCGAGGCGTGCAACGCCGGTGGTGCCCAGCTGACCCGCGAGGAGCAGGACGCCTTCGCCGCGCAGTCGCACCAGCGTGCTGCCAAGGCACAGGCCAACGGCGTCTTCGACAACGAGATCGTCCCGGTCACGATCAAGACCCGCAAGGGCGAGGTCGTCATCTCCGCGGACGAGGGCGTCCGTGGTGAGACCACCGCCGAGTCTCTCGGCAAGCTCCGCCCCGCGTTCGCCAAGGACGGCACCATCACCGCCGCCTCGTCGTCGCAGATCTCCGACGGTGCCGCTGCCGTCGTCGTGATGAGCAAGGCCAAGGCCGAGGAGCTCGGCCTGGAGTGGCTCTGCGAGATCGGTGCCTCCGGCCAGGTCGCCGGCCCCGACTCCACCCTGCAGCTCCAGCCGGCCAACGCCATCAAGAAGGCGGCCGACAAGGAGGGCATCGCCGTCTCAGACATCGACCTGTTCGAGATGAACGAGGCCTTCGCGGCCGTTGGTATCGAGTCGGCCCGTGCGCTCGGTGTCTCCGAGGACATCGTCAACGTCAACGGCGGCGCCATCGCGCTGGGCCACCCGGTGGGCATGTCCGGAGCCCGCGTGGTCCTGCACGTCGCGCTCGAACTGCAGCGTCGTGGCGGCGGCATCGGTGCCGCTGCCCTCTGCGGTGGTGGCGGTCAGGGCGACGCCCTGATCGTGCGGGTCCCGAAGGTCTGA
- the meaB gene encoding methylmalonyl Co-A mutase-associated GTPase MeaB, whose amino-acid sequence MSNAHGGRRRKASVPDLVSGALDGNPVALARLLSLVENGAPGLREAMSLLAPHAGRAHVVGITGAPGVGKSTSTNALVSELRSRGRRVAVLAVDPSSPFSGGALLGDRIRMEDHATDAGVFLRSMASRGHLGGLSWAAPQALRVLDAAGFDVVLVETVGVGQSEVEIAGLADTCVVLLAPGLGDGIQAAKAGILEIGDLYVVNKADREGADTVRRELRSMFSLSGSSQEGWRRPVLKAVARTGQGVAEWADALEAHLEHSRESGTLDVRRRRRARREVEQIATEMLRARWSLAGGGEALESLAVEIVAGRSDPWSAADLLVGHSS is encoded by the coding sequence ATGAGCAACGCTCACGGGGGCCGGCGCCGCAAGGCGTCGGTCCCCGACCTCGTCTCCGGGGCGCTGGACGGGAACCCTGTCGCGCTGGCACGTCTGCTGTCCCTGGTGGAGAACGGCGCTCCCGGTCTGAGGGAAGCGATGTCGCTGTTGGCGCCGCATGCCGGTCGGGCCCACGTCGTGGGCATCACCGGTGCACCGGGCGTCGGCAAGTCCACCAGCACCAACGCGCTCGTCTCCGAGCTCCGTTCGCGTGGCAGGCGAGTGGCGGTCCTGGCCGTGGACCCGTCCTCGCCCTTCTCCGGAGGTGCGCTGCTGGGGGACCGGATCCGGATGGAGGATCACGCCACCGACGCGGGAGTCTTCCTTCGCTCGATGGCCTCGCGTGGCCACCTGGGTGGGCTGTCCTGGGCGGCGCCGCAGGCCCTGCGGGTCCTCGACGCAGCAGGCTTCGACGTCGTCCTGGTCGAGACGGTCGGCGTGGGCCAGAGTGAGGTCGAGATCGCTGGGCTCGCCGACACCTGCGTCGTCCTGCTTGCCCCCGGCCTGGGGGACGGCATCCAGGCGGCGAAGGCCGGGATCCTGGAGATAGGCGACCTCTACGTCGTCAACAAGGCTGACCGCGAGGGTGCGGACACGGTGCGCCGGGAACTGCGCAGCATGTTCAGCCTCAGCGGTTCGTCGCAGGAGGGCTGGCGCCGGCCGGTCCTCAAGGCGGTGGCACGCACGGGCCAGGGCGTGGCGGAGTGGGCCGATGCCCTGGAAGCGCATCTGGAACACTCCCGCGAGAGCGGGACGTTGGACGTTCGGCGTCGCCGTCGAGCTCGCCGTGAGGTCGAACAGATCGCGACCGAGATGTTGCGTGCCCGATGGTCGCTCGCCGGTGGGGGAGAAGCCCTGGAGTCATTGGCGGTCGAGATCGTCGCAGGGCGGAGTGATCCCTGGAGCGCTGCGGACCTGTTGGTCGGCCACTCGTCCTGA
- a CDS encoding PH domain-containing protein, giving the protein MGLVARLGDPDVGQYLLREEGEVVVDEVRHHWVAYSRASLEFVLGLLALTLVPFAEVDVAWLPLVIGLVLWGRAAWLGLVEHMDRFVITNMRVFRVHGVLNRKAATMPLARILDITVIKPLAGRIFGYGHFCFESAAQEQGLRDIRFVGRPNDRDQSIQRVVQRAGLRGPKIPN; this is encoded by the coding sequence GTGGGACTCGTCGCGAGGCTGGGCGACCCGGACGTCGGTCAGTACCTCTTGCGTGAAGAGGGTGAGGTCGTGGTGGACGAGGTGCGTCACCACTGGGTTGCCTACTCCCGCGCCAGCCTCGAGTTCGTCCTCGGACTGCTGGCTCTGACCCTGGTTCCCTTCGCAGAGGTCGACGTTGCGTGGCTGCCTCTGGTGATTGGCCTGGTGCTCTGGGGGCGAGCGGCCTGGCTGGGACTGGTGGAGCACATGGACCGCTTCGTCATCACGAACATGCGCGTCTTCCGGGTGCACGGCGTCCTCAATCGCAAAGCAGCCACGATGCCGCTGGCCCGCATCCTCGACATCACCGTCATCAAGCCCCTCGCGGGCCGGATCTTCGGGTACGGACACTTCTGCTTCGAGTCCGCCGCTCAGGAACAAGGGCTGCGTGACATCCGGTTCGTCGGTCGCCCCAACGACCGCGACCAGTCCATCCAACGGGTCGTGCAACGAGCGGGCCTGCGCGGGCCCAAGATTCCCAACTGA
- a CDS encoding SDR family NAD(P)-dependent oxidoreductase, with product MSVIDVGFDFSGRHVVVTGGARGTGLEIAEAFRACGARVSVTGTKILPSLYDADLDRFSYHQLQLASSEGIDSFVERIGQVDVLVNAAGARLPGAFDEHEREFLMHSARLGLVGPQRLTQQLRARLCSTAHAGGGAVVHTGQSLDWLTLTLPPAEAEAEFRSLTAQTGRAWSRLGARVNAVLAASRPNLPAQSSWAHRENGGAVITRLRPSATAADLASITLFLASSGARALSGQTFTADQHV from the coding sequence ATGTCGGTGATCGACGTCGGTTTTGACTTCAGTGGACGCCACGTCGTGGTGACCGGAGGTGCGCGCGGAACGGGCCTGGAGATCGCCGAGGCGTTCCGTGCCTGCGGCGCCAGGGTGTCGGTGACGGGAACCAAGATCCTCCCGTCGCTCTACGACGCCGATCTGGACCGCTTCTCCTACCACCAGTTGCAACTCGCGAGCAGCGAAGGCATCGACTCCTTCGTGGAACGCATCGGCCAGGTCGACGTCCTCGTCAATGCGGCCGGCGCACGGCTGCCGGGTGCCTTCGACGAACACGAGCGCGAGTTCCTGATGCACTCCGCGCGTCTGGGCCTCGTCGGGCCACAGCGCCTCACGCAGCAGCTCCGGGCCAGACTCTGCTCCACCGCCCACGCCGGCGGCGGCGCAGTGGTGCACACGGGCCAGAGCCTGGACTGGCTGACCCTCACCCTTCCCCCGGCTGAGGCCGAGGCCGAGTTCCGCTCCCTGACGGCCCAGACCGGACGCGCCTGGTCACGCCTCGGGGCCCGGGTGAACGCGGTCCTGGCGGCGTCTCGCCCCAACCTGCCGGCCCAGAGCTCGTGGGCGCACAGGGAGAACGGCGGTGCGGTGATCACGCGCCTGCGCCCCTCAGCCACCGCTGCCGACCTGGCGTCCATCACCCTGTTTCTCGCCTCCAGCGGGGCGCGCGCCCTGAGCGGCCAGACCTTCACCGCCGACCAGCACGTCTGA
- a CDS encoding co-chaperone YbbN, giving the protein MTQQPFSRPGAVDLSALRRPAAPARPAAGAPVDPEAAVAGSAYSVVVDEQNFQTLLESSMNAPVLLVFFSRTRMPESGQLADDLETLADEFEGRYLVGLVDVEQAPTIAQAMQIPSVPLVVAVVDGRPMPLFQEIAPIDQLREALTQVGQQLTAQGITTRHQPRHTGEVEGAEGETYDPRYAPAMEALAAGDSAGAVAEYQKLVTANPADTEAAVGLSRAKLIHRTRGVDLQAARAAAAAGPDDVDAQLLVADLDLLGGHVEDAFARLTDLVRRTAGDERTRVRNHLVELFAVVGGEDPRVLRGRQNLASALF; this is encoded by the coding sequence ATGACCCAGCAGCCCTTCAGCCGTCCCGGTGCCGTCGACCTCTCTGCTCTTCGACGCCCCGCCGCGCCTGCCCGTCCGGCCGCAGGTGCCCCCGTCGACCCTGAGGCCGCCGTTGCCGGCAGCGCCTACTCGGTCGTCGTCGACGAGCAGAACTTCCAGACCCTGCTCGAATCCAGCATGAACGCTCCTGTGCTCCTCGTGTTCTTCTCGCGCACCCGGATGCCGGAGTCTGGCCAGCTGGCAGACGACCTCGAGACCCTGGCCGACGAGTTCGAGGGGCGTTACCTCGTCGGGCTCGTCGACGTGGAGCAGGCGCCCACGATCGCCCAGGCCATGCAGATCCCGTCGGTGCCTCTCGTCGTGGCCGTCGTGGACGGGCGCCCCATGCCGCTCTTCCAGGAGATCGCGCCGATCGACCAGCTCCGCGAAGCGCTCACCCAGGTCGGTCAGCAGCTCACCGCGCAGGGCATCACCACGCGTCACCAGCCGCGCCACACCGGTGAGGTCGAGGGCGCGGAGGGGGAGACCTACGACCCCCGGTACGCCCCTGCCATGGAGGCGCTGGCTGCTGGTGACTCCGCCGGGGCAGTGGCCGAGTACCAGAAGCTCGTGACCGCCAACCCTGCCGACACCGAAGCAGCCGTCGGCCTGTCGCGGGCCAAGCTCATCCACCGCACTCGCGGTGTCGACCTCCAGGCCGCCCGCGCCGCTGCTGCCGCTGGCCCCGACGACGTCGATGCCCAGCTCCTGGTCGCTGACCTCGACCTGCTCGGCGGTCACGTCGAGGACGCCTTTGCGCGCCTCACCGACCTGGTGCGACGCACCGCCGGGGACGAGCGGACCCGGGTGCGCAACCACCTCGTCGAACTGTTCGCCGTCGTCGGTGGTGAAGACCCGCGCGTCCTGCGCGGACGTCAGAACCTGGCCTCCGCCCTCTTCTGA
- a CDS encoding NUDIX hydrolase, translated as MSLDPSLTTSRPGVALLWWPAALATESFNDTARLVRELIARALVDHGRVEAWIAPEDSASQRLATWSGLQREGVVRGGAVEDGVHHDRILYGRLATDAPVSEPAGFRQLLNAFLPRKRAIAQMLVRDDSSRVLMCELTYKPDLDLPGGVVEVGESPHAAVSREISEELSLRIPARGLLLTDWLPAWSGWDDALCMVFDGGVHDSSLLGRAVLDPREIKALHFCTLDEVRERSADFTARRVEQSLRALQDGASYRESGRPPESPV; from the coding sequence GTGAGCCTTGATCCGAGCCTGACCACCAGTCGCCCAGGGGTTGCACTCCTGTGGTGGCCCGCTGCGCTGGCCACGGAGAGCTTCAACGACACCGCGCGACTGGTGCGGGAACTCATCGCCCGCGCTTTGGTGGACCACGGGCGTGTCGAGGCGTGGATCGCCCCCGAGGACTCGGCCTCGCAGCGGCTGGCCACCTGGTCCGGTCTGCAGCGTGAGGGAGTGGTGCGCGGCGGAGCTGTCGAGGACGGCGTGCACCACGATCGCATCCTGTACGGACGTCTGGCCACGGACGCGCCCGTCTCCGAACCGGCCGGGTTCCGACAACTGCTCAACGCCTTCCTGCCCCGCAAGCGGGCGATCGCGCAGATGTTGGTGCGCGACGACTCCTCCCGAGTACTGATGTGCGAACTCACCTACAAGCCCGACCTCGACCTTCCCGGAGGTGTGGTGGAAGTCGGTGAGTCCCCCCACGCCGCGGTCTCACGCGAAATCTCCGAGGAGCTCTCCCTGCGCATCCCTGCCCGGGGGCTGTTGCTCACCGACTGGCTACCGGCGTGGAGCGGCTGGGACGACGCCCTGTGCATGGTCTTCGACGGTGGGGTCCACGACTCCTCGCTGCTGGGGCGTGCGGTCCTGGACCCGCGCGAGATCAAGGCTCTGCACTTCTGCACCCTGGACGAGGTGCGCGAGCGGTCCGCTGACTTCACCGCTCGGCGTGTCGAGCAGTCCCTGCGCGCACTCCAGGACGGTGCGTCCTACCGGGAGTCCGGAAGGCCCCCAGAGAGTCCGGTCTGA
- a CDS encoding DoxX family protein: MAITRRLARPLLASVFAVGGAQVLRDPATAAVRARNLTDRVVPALRSRGIPIPQDPLVIARATAGVQLVAAATLATGRLPRTSSIVLAATLVPSTVVSHPFWRATDPTQRRGDLHQTAKNASILGGLVLAAVDTEGKPGLAWRTRRATKDAKRQARHLARTASLEARLAATQVPGIG, translated from the coding sequence ATGGCCATCACTCGACGTCTTGCCCGCCCTCTTCTCGCCAGCGTCTTCGCCGTCGGCGGCGCTCAGGTCCTGCGCGATCCCGCCACCGCCGCCGTACGCGCCCGCAACCTCACCGACCGGGTCGTGCCCGCGCTGCGCAGCCGGGGCATCCCGATCCCCCAGGATCCACTGGTGATCGCCCGGGCCACGGCCGGGGTACAGCTCGTCGCGGCGGCGACGCTCGCCACTGGACGTCTCCCCCGGACGTCGTCGATCGTGCTCGCGGCCACGCTGGTGCCGAGCACCGTGGTCTCGCACCCGTTCTGGAGGGCCACCGATCCGACCCAGCGTCGCGGTGATCTCCACCAGACCGCCAAGAACGCTTCCATCCTCGGCGGTCTCGTCCTGGCTGCGGTGGACACCGAGGGCAAGCCCGGCCTCGCGTGGCGAACCCGTCGTGCGACCAAGGACGCCAAGCGCCAGGCGCGCCACCTGGCTCGCACCGCCTCACTCGAGGCGCGTCTCGCGGCCACCCAGGTTCCAGGCATCGGCTGA
- a CDS encoding enoyl-CoA hydratase/isomerase family protein — MGEFVRLEVVDGVATLRLDRPKMNALDSAMQEEIRAAAREATERDDVKAVVVWGGERVFAAGADVKEMADMSYTDMVKRSGELQACFSAVAKIPKPVVAAVNGYALGGGCELALCADVRIAAENAVFGQPEILLGIIPGAGGTQRLTRLVGPSKAKDLIFTGRFVKADEALAIGLADRVVPAEEVYDEAVKWASQFTAAASFALRAAKEAVDKGIEVDLETGLEIERQQFAALFATEDRAIGMGSFVEHGPGKAQFVGR, encoded by the coding sequence ATGGGTGAGTTCGTCAGGCTCGAGGTCGTCGACGGTGTCGCGACGTTGAGGTTGGATCGTCCCAAGATGAACGCCCTCGACTCGGCGATGCAGGAGGAGATCCGGGCGGCTGCCCGCGAGGCCACCGAGCGCGACGACGTGAAGGCCGTCGTGGTGTGGGGAGGTGAGCGCGTCTTCGCCGCCGGCGCCGATGTCAAGGAGATGGCCGACATGTCGTACACCGACATGGTCAAGCGTTCCGGTGAGCTCCAGGCCTGCTTCTCGGCCGTCGCGAAGATTCCCAAGCCCGTCGTCGCCGCCGTCAACGGGTACGCCCTCGGCGGTGGCTGCGAGCTCGCACTCTGTGCCGACGTCCGGATCGCTGCCGAGAATGCAGTCTTCGGTCAGCCCGAGATCCTGCTCGGCATCATCCCCGGCGCCGGTGGCACCCAGCGCCTCACGCGTCTGGTCGGGCCCTCCAAGGCCAAGGACCTCATCTTCACCGGTCGTTTCGTCAAGGCCGACGAGGCGCTGGCGATCGGCCTGGCCGACCGCGTCGTCCCGGCCGAGGAGGTCTACGACGAGGCGGTGAAGTGGGCCTCGCAGTTCACCGCCGCCGCTTCGTTCGCGTTGCGCGCCGCCAAGGAAGCCGTCGACAAGGGCATCGAGGTCGACCTCGAGACCGGCCTTGAGATCGAGCGCCAGCAGTTCGCCGCCCTCTTCGCCACCGAGGACCGCGCCATCGGCATGGGCTCGTTCGTCGAGCACGGCCCGGGCAAGGCCCAGTTCGTCGGCCGATGA
- a CDS encoding DUF6801 domain-containing protein: MLRIRRSFAALATSAVAASGLVALSPAASAAASDVPFNCALPFLGAKVFTVSADATFPAKVQAGKASSYEFVATVSIPDDVRRDARGLLGEKVSGSATVPSTLGSQALTVAATIPTVEIPTTEGPLVVQVKGKGNFVAPAAGTAAVTVKDFDAALVFNKNGVDGSPFKIKCSAASAVEIATVKVTAAPKAPVKATSKTTVKIAKKGKKATATVTVKVGKKAAAGKVSVSLKQGKKTKKVTVKLNAKGVGKATFSKLAKGKFTVKATYAGNAKTKGSKKSVMGKI, from the coding sequence ATGCTCCGCATCCGCCGTTCGTTCGCCGCTCTCGCCACGTCCGCCGTGGCCGCTTCGGGCCTCGTGGCTCTCTCGCCGGCCGCCTCTGCCGCGGCCTCCGACGTCCCGTTCAACTGCGCCTTGCCATTCCTGGGCGCCAAGGTCTTCACGGTGAGCGCCGATGCGACCTTCCCTGCCAAGGTGCAGGCCGGCAAGGCGAGCTCCTACGAGTTCGTCGCCACGGTGTCCATTCCCGACGATGTGCGCCGTGACGCGCGAGGGCTGCTGGGTGAGAAGGTCAGCGGAAGTGCCACTGTCCCGTCGACCCTGGGTTCGCAGGCGCTCACCGTCGCCGCCACCATTCCCACTGTCGAGATTCCGACGACCGAGGGCCCCTTGGTCGTCCAGGTGAAGGGCAAGGGGAACTTCGTTGCTCCCGCAGCGGGCACTGCTGCTGTCACGGTCAAGGACTTCGACGCAGCGCTGGTCTTCAACAAGAACGGTGTCGACGGCAGCCCGTTCAAGATCAAGTGCAGCGCTGCGAGCGCCGTCGAGATCGCCACGGTCAAGGTCACTGCCGCCCCCAAGGCGCCGGTCAAGGCGACGTCGAAGACCACGGTCAAGATCGCCAAGAAGGGCAAGAAGGCCACTGCGACCGTCACGGTCAAGGTTGGCAAGAAGGCCGCCGCGGGCAAGGTGAGCGTCTCGCTCAAGCAGGGCAAGAAGACCAAGAAGGTCACGGTCAAGCTCAATGCCAAGGGCGTCGGCAAGGCCACCTTCTCCAAGCTCGCCAAGGGCAAGTTCACCGTGAAGGCGACCTATGCCGGGAATGCCAAGACCAAGGGCTCGAAGAAGTCGGTCATGGGCAAGATCTGA
- a CDS encoding electron transfer flavoprotein subunit beta/FixA family protein, protein MNIVVCVKYVPDATADRQFKSDNTVDRVGVDGLLSELDEYAVEQALQVKEKRDGEEITVTALSVGPEKAVDAVRKALQMGADKGVHVLDDAIAGSDAAATSLVIAKAVEKVGPVDLVVFGMASTDAGMGVVPAMVAERLGLPQVTLASVVETQGNQVRIKRDGDAATEVIGGTLPLVLSVTDQSGEARYPSFKGIMAAKKKPLETFSVADLGIDAGQVGLAAAWTQVEATAARPPRTAGEIVKDEDGSGATALVEFLASKKFI, encoded by the coding sequence ATGAACATTGTTGTCTGCGTGAAGTACGTCCCCGACGCGACTGCCGATCGGCAGTTCAAGTCGGACAACACCGTCGACCGCGTCGGCGTCGACGGCCTGCTGTCCGAGCTCGACGAGTACGCCGTCGAGCAGGCGCTCCAGGTCAAGGAGAAGCGCGACGGCGAAGAGATCACCGTCACCGCGCTGAGCGTCGGCCCCGAGAAGGCCGTCGACGCCGTCCGCAAGGCGCTGCAGATGGGTGCCGACAAGGGCGTCCACGTGCTCGACGACGCGATCGCGGGCTCTGACGCCGCCGCGACCTCGCTCGTCATCGCCAAGGCTGTCGAGAAGGTCGGCCCCGTGGACCTCGTCGTCTTCGGCATGGCTTCGACCGACGCCGGCATGGGCGTCGTCCCCGCCATGGTCGCCGAGCGCCTCGGCCTGCCCCAGGTCACTCTCGCCTCCGTGGTCGAGACCCAGGGCAACCAGGTCCGCATCAAGCGCGACGGCGACGCGGCCACCGAGGTCATCGGCGGCACGCTGCCGCTGGTCCTCTCGGTGACCGACCAGTCGGGCGAGGCTCGTTACCCGTCCTTCAAGGGCATCATGGCCGCGAAGAAGAAGCCGCTGGAGACCTTCTCGGTCGCCGACCTCGGCATCGACGCCGGTCAGGTAGGCCTGGCCGCCGCGTGGACGCAGGTGGAGGCCACCGCTGCCCGCCCGCCGCGCACCGCCGGCGAGATCGTCAAGGACGAGGACGGCTCGGGCGCCACGGCGCTCGTCGAGTTCCTCGCCTCGAAGAAGTTCATCTGA
- a CDS encoding electron transfer flavoprotein subunit alpha/FixB family protein has product MSEVLVVVDHVDGAVKKPTYELLTIAARLGEPSAVFIGSAAQGAQVAEAVKAYGAEKVYVVDDAQIKGYLVAPKAEVLQQLVAKTSPAAVLIQSSAEGKEIAARLSVKISSGLITDAVDVQAGGITTQSVFAGNFTVNAKATQGTPVITVKPNSAAPVEKAAAGAVEQFDAVISDAAKTAQIVASQPRQASGRPELTEAAVVVSGGRGTGGDFTSVEAFADSLGAAVGASRAAVDSGWKPHTFQVGQTGKTVSPQLYVAAGISGAIQHRAGMQTAKTIVAVNKDEEAPLFELVDFGVVGDLHAVLPAATAQIEARKG; this is encoded by the coding sequence ATGTCTGAAGTTCTCGTTGTCGTCGACCACGTCGACGGTGCGGTCAAGAAGCCGACCTACGAGCTGCTGACCATCGCTGCCCGTCTGGGTGAGCCGTCGGCCGTCTTCATCGGTTCCGCTGCTCAGGGCGCGCAGGTTGCCGAGGCCGTCAAGGCCTACGGTGCTGAGAAGGTCTACGTCGTCGACGACGCGCAGATCAAGGGTTACCTCGTCGCCCCGAAGGCCGAGGTCCTCCAGCAGCTCGTCGCCAAGACCAGCCCGGCCGCCGTGCTGATCCAGTCCTCCGCCGAGGGCAAGGAGATCGCGGCTCGCCTGTCGGTCAAGATCTCCTCCGGTCTGATCACCGACGCCGTCGACGTTCAGGCTGGTGGCATCACCACCCAGTCCGTGTTCGCCGGCAACTTCACGGTGAACGCCAAGGCGACCCAGGGCACTCCGGTGATCACGGTCAAGCCCAACTCTGCCGCCCCGGTGGAGAAGGCTGCAGCTGGCGCCGTCGAGCAGTTCGACGCCGTCATCTCCGACGCCGCCAAGACTGCCCAGATCGTGGCGTCGCAGCCGCGTCAGGCATCGGGTCGCCCCGAGCTCACCGAGGCCGCCGTCGTGGTCTCCGGTGGTCGTGGCACCGGTGGCGACTTCACCTCGGTGGAGGCGTTCGCCGACTCGCTCGGTGCCGCTGTCGGCGCCTCGCGCGCCGCCGTCGACTCCGGCTGGAAGCCGCACACCTTCCAGGTCGGCCAGACCGGCAAGACCGTCTCGCCGCAGCTCTACGTCGCGGCGGGCATCTCCGGTGCCATCCAGCACCGTGCCGGCATGCAGACCGCCAAGACCATCGTCGCGGTCAACAAGGACGAAGAGGCTCCCCTCTTCGAGCTGGTCGACTTCGGTGTGGTCGGCGACCTGCACGCCGTTCTCCCGGCTGCCACCGCGCAGATCGAGGCCCGCAAGGGCTGA
- a CDS encoding glutamate-5-semialdehyde dehydrogenase: protein MSTVEHSVVTAVQEVAVKAREASYDLAVATRTVKDAALLAMADALLASTDSILAGNAEDVARAEANGTSPNIIDRLRLDPERLEGMAQGLRDVAGLPDPVGEVVRGSTLANGLELRQVRVPFGVIGMIYEARPNVTVDAAGICLKSGNAVLLRGSSNARSSNAAIVEALRGAVVASGLPADAVQMVPGETHDSVKALMRARGLVDLLIPRGGAGLINSVVTESIVPVIETGVGNCHVYVDAAADLEKALAIVMNSKTQRNSVCNAAESLLVHEDVASEFLPRVVEALQGAGVTIHGDEHFADFDGVLPVTEEDYAEEFLAARIAAKVVVDVEEAIAHVRRYSSGHTDAIVTEDMAASRRFVAAVDSAAVAVNASTRFTDGGEFGFGAEIGISTQKLHARGPMGLPEMTSTKYVVVGDGHVR from the coding sequence ATGAGCACCGTTGAGCACTCTGTCGTCACCGCCGTCCAGGAGGTCGCAGTCAAGGCCCGTGAGGCCAGCTACGACCTTGCCGTTGCGACCCGGACGGTGAAGGACGCAGCGCTGCTCGCGATGGCCGATGCGCTCCTGGCCTCCACCGACTCGATCCTGGCCGGCAACGCCGAGGACGTGGCCCGCGCCGAGGCGAACGGCACCTCGCCCAACATCATCGACCGTCTGCGCCTCGACCCCGAGCGCCTCGAGGGCATGGCGCAGGGCCTGCGTGACGTCGCCGGGCTTCCGGACCCCGTGGGTGAGGTCGTTCGCGGATCGACGCTGGCCAACGGCCTCGAACTGCGTCAGGTCCGCGTGCCCTTCGGTGTCATCGGCATGATCTACGAAGCCCGTCCCAACGTCACGGTCGACGCGGCCGGCATCTGCCTGAAGTCGGGCAACGCGGTGCTTCTGCGCGGATCGTCGAACGCCCGTTCGTCCAACGCTGCGATCGTCGAGGCCCTGCGCGGCGCCGTCGTCGCCTCCGGCCTGCCTGCTGACGCCGTCCAGATGGTGCCGGGTGAGACCCACGACTCCGTCAAGGCCCTGATGCGTGCTCGCGGTCTGGTGGACCTGCTGATCCCGCGTGGTGGGGCAGGCCTGATCAACTCGGTCGTGACCGAGTCGATCGTCCCCGTCATCGAGACCGGCGTCGGCAACTGCCACGTCTACGTCGACGCCGCCGCAGACCTCGAGAAGGCCCTGGCGATCGTCATGAACTCCAAGACCCAGCGCAACAGCGTCTGCAACGCCGCCGAGTCGCTCCTCGTCCACGAGGACGTAGCCAGCGAATTCCTGCCGCGCGTGGTCGAGGCCCTTCAGGGTGCCGGTGTCACCATCCACGGCGACGAGCACTTCGCCGACTTCGACGGCGTCCTGCCGGTGACCGAGGAGGACTACGCCGAGGAGTTCCTCGCCGCCCGCATCGCGGCGAAGGTCGTCGTGGACGTCGAGGAGGCGATCGCGCACGTGCGTCGCTACTCCTCAGGGCACACCGACGCCATCGTCACCGAGGACATGGCGGCCAGCCGTCGTTTCGTCGCGGCGGTCGACTCCGCTGCCGTGGCGGTCAACGCCTCCACCCGTTTCACCGACGGCGGCGAGTTCGGGTTCGGTGCCGAGATCGGCATCAGCACCCAGAAGCTCCACGCCCGCGGCCCGATGGGTCTGCCCGAGATGACTTCGACGAAGTACGTCGTGGTCGGCGACGGCCACGTCCGCTGA